In the Astatotilapia calliptera chromosome 5, fAstCal1.2, whole genome shotgun sequence genome, one interval contains:
- the LOC113022341 gene encoding uncharacterized protein LOC113022341 isoform X2: MDGVLEGAAVLCACKLACSLLFLPSLADSYSAVSFCCCCLLVFTDFLVTAFLSCLWIFDSWLTDLTPSGDFIALRFLLFLSQTYGAVLLLTAPLIAVETVIRLLWPCVVVPLRTARRTAGSDGQCCDGKEEEEEDSSGSDEDIRSHVVGYLCCLSVWVIVALNVRGQWKLEEVWAAACLHTNSSLVRCLPSLFSPIPSGINLCWSMGFFLLLLLLTTSSTGLQRRRQGHSLMFRVFNKGDCHCQELIPESSAPLKPVKPGMLVSEPAQHVDPEKTESSCTVHTAWNSWQMLTCNHGDFVLISPMCLSGKKGSQEQEMARRDVSVAFITEENVDSQCRSWCGWRQWGFPSLGVNVMIGLVCVLSIFALPLNLSVNVVLVRTIETLLELCIKSVLSSNIAANTRDTSTSGDETLI, from the exons ATGGATGGTGTGTTGGAAGGCGCGGCTGTGTTGTGTGCATGTAAACTGGCCTGCAGTCTACTCTTCCTGCCCTCATTGGCCGACTCCTACAGTGCTGtcagtttctgctgctgctgcctcctcgTCTTCACAGACTTCCTGGTCACAG cttttctgAGTTGCCTTTGGATCTTTGACTCTTGGCTGACTGACTTGACTCCATCAGGGGATTTTATTGCCCTGCGCTTCCTGCTCTTTCTCAGCCAAACCTATGGAGCGGTGCTGCTGCTGACCGCACCTCTGATCGCTGTGGAGACTGTGATCAGACTCCTGTGGCCTTGTGTTGTCGTCCCTCTCAGGACAGCGAGGCGGACAGCAGGCTCTGATGGACAGTGTTGTGAtgggaaagaggaggaagaggaagacagCAGCGGCTCAGATGAAGACATACGGTCTCATGTTGTCGGCTACCTCTGCTGCCTGTCAGTGTGGGTCATTGTCGCCCTCAATGTCAGGGGGCAATGGAAGCTGGAGGAAGTGTGGGCTGCTGCCTGTCTCCACACAAATAGCTCCCTTGTCAGATGTCTGCCCAGCCTCTTCAGCCCCATTCCTAGCGGCATAAATCTCTGCTGGTCCATGGGCTTCTTCCtccttctgctcctgctgaCCACGAGCAGCACAGGCCTTCAAAGGAGACGCCAAGGCCATTCGCTGATGTTCAGAGTCTTCAATAAAGGCGACTGTCACTGCCAAGAACTCATTCCAGAGTCGTCCGCACCCCTCAAGCCTGTAAAACCAGGGATGTTGGTGTCTGAGCCAGCACAGCATGTTGacccagagaaaacagagagcaGCTGTACTGTTCATACAGCCTGGAACAGCTGGCAGATGTTGACATGCAACCATGGAGACTTTGTCCTTATTTCCCCAATGTGTTTGTCTGGAAAGAAGGGAAGTCAGGAGCAAGAAATGGCAAGGAGAGATGTATCTGTGGCATTTATCACAGAGGAAAACGTGGACTCACAGTGCAGGAGCTGGTGTGGGTGGCGACAGTGGGGTTTTCCCAGCCTCGGGGTGAATGTAATGATAGGGTTGGTATGTGTGCTCTCCATATTTGCGCTGCCTCTCAACCTAAGCGTGAATGTTGTTCTCGTCAGGACTATTGAGACTCTGCTGGAGCTGTGTATCAAATCTGTACTTTCATCAAACATAGCGGCAAACACAAGAGACACGTCTACCTCTGGTGATGAAACACTCATTTAA
- the LOC113022341 gene encoding uncharacterized protein LOC113022341 isoform X1, giving the protein MGPRLVKSLMGNRAKFAQSTARPKRQPVPKPEAMDGVLEGAAVLCACKLACSLLFLPSLADSYSAVSFCCCCLLVFTDFLVTAFLSCLWIFDSWLTDLTPSGDFIALRFLLFLSQTYGAVLLLTAPLIAVETVIRLLWPCVVVPLRTARRTAGSDGQCCDGKEEEEEDSSGSDEDIRSHVVGYLCCLSVWVIVALNVRGQWKLEEVWAAACLHTNSSLVRCLPSLFSPIPSGINLCWSMGFFLLLLLLTTSSTGLQRRRQGHSLMFRVFNKGDCHCQELIPESSAPLKPVKPGMLVSEPAQHVDPEKTESSCTVHTAWNSWQMLTCNHGDFVLISPMCLSGKKGSQEQEMARRDVSVAFITEENVDSQCRSWCGWRQWGFPSLGVNVMIGLVCVLSIFALPLNLSVNVVLVRTIETLLELCIKSVLSSNIAANTRDTSTSGDETLI; this is encoded by the exons ATGGGGCCCCGACTGGTTAAGAGTCTGATGGGCAACAGAGCAAAGTTTGCACAGAGTACAGCAAGACCCAAAAGACAGCCAGTGCCTAAACCAGAAG CCATGGATGGTGTGTTGGAAGGCGCGGCTGTGTTGTGTGCATGTAAACTGGCCTGCAGTCTACTCTTCCTGCCCTCATTGGCCGACTCCTACAGTGCTGtcagtttctgctgctgctgcctcctcgTCTTCACAGACTTCCTGGTCACAG cttttctgAGTTGCCTTTGGATCTTTGACTCTTGGCTGACTGACTTGACTCCATCAGGGGATTTTATTGCCCTGCGCTTCCTGCTCTTTCTCAGCCAAACCTATGGAGCGGTGCTGCTGCTGACCGCACCTCTGATCGCTGTGGAGACTGTGATCAGACTCCTGTGGCCTTGTGTTGTCGTCCCTCTCAGGACAGCGAGGCGGACAGCAGGCTCTGATGGACAGTGTTGTGAtgggaaagaggaggaagaggaagacagCAGCGGCTCAGATGAAGACATACGGTCTCATGTTGTCGGCTACCTCTGCTGCCTGTCAGTGTGGGTCATTGTCGCCCTCAATGTCAGGGGGCAATGGAAGCTGGAGGAAGTGTGGGCTGCTGCCTGTCTCCACACAAATAGCTCCCTTGTCAGATGTCTGCCCAGCCTCTTCAGCCCCATTCCTAGCGGCATAAATCTCTGCTGGTCCATGGGCTTCTTCCtccttctgctcctgctgaCCACGAGCAGCACAGGCCTTCAAAGGAGACGCCAAGGCCATTCGCTGATGTTCAGAGTCTTCAATAAAGGCGACTGTCACTGCCAAGAACTCATTCCAGAGTCGTCCGCACCCCTCAAGCCTGTAAAACCAGGGATGTTGGTGTCTGAGCCAGCACAGCATGTTGacccagagaaaacagagagcaGCTGTACTGTTCATACAGCCTGGAACAGCTGGCAGATGTTGACATGCAACCATGGAGACTTTGTCCTTATTTCCCCAATGTGTTTGTCTGGAAAGAAGGGAAGTCAGGAGCAAGAAATGGCAAGGAGAGATGTATCTGTGGCATTTATCACAGAGGAAAACGTGGACTCACAGTGCAGGAGCTGGTGTGGGTGGCGACAGTGGGGTTTTCCCAGCCTCGGGGTGAATGTAATGATAGGGTTGGTATGTGTGCTCTCCATATTTGCGCTGCCTCTCAACCTAAGCGTGAATGTTGTTCTCGTCAGGACTATTGAGACTCTGCTGGAGCTGTGTATCAAATCTGTACTTTCATCAAACATAGCGGCAAACACAAGAGACACGTCTACCTCTGGTGATGAAACACTCATTTAA